From a region of the Ignavibacteria bacterium genome:
- a CDS encoding biopolymer transporter ExbD — MAGGGGLEAPEVSGGKGSKKYLKKGRGVHIDMTPMVDVIMLLLTFFMLTTTLSAPQLMKVSLPKGDVKDKVKVDMGNVLYVRVSDKGNVYFAQGNPDGSESAMKRIEIKNVATELEKIFAVNDQLLLLLKFDRKMKYNVMSDVFDEISRAKIEKRYAFIKMEDVDLQKIIEAGG; from the coding sequence ATGGCTGGTGGTGGCGGTTTAGAAGCCCCGGAAGTAAGCGGTGGAAAAGGGAGTAAAAAGTACTTAAAGAAAGGCAGAGGAGTGCATATAGATATGACGCCTATGGTGGACGTTATTATGCTTCTTCTTACATTCTTTATGCTAACGACTACTTTGTCTGCACCTCAGTTAATGAAAGTCTCTCTTCCAAAAGGTGATGTAAAAGATAAAGTTAAGGTTGATATGGGTAACGTTCTCTACGTCAGAGTTTCTGACAAAGGAAACGTATACTTCGCACAGGGTAATCCTGACGGTTCTGAATCTGCGATGAAAAGAATCGAGATTAAGAATGTAGCAACAGAGCTTGAAAAAATATTTGCAGTAAATGATCAATTACTTCTCCTCTTGAAGTTCGACAGAAAGATGAAATACAATGTTATGTCGGACGTATTTGATGAAATCTCAAGAGCAAAAATTGAAAAGAGATATGCATTCATAAAGATGGAAGATGTTGACCTTCAGAAGATAATTGAAGCCGGCGGCTAA
- the rpsS gene encoding 30S ribosomal protein S19, which translates to MTRSYKKGPFIDFKLLAKVEKLNESNKKQVIKTWARACTITPDFIGHTFAVHNGNKFIPVFISENMVGHKLGEFSHTRTFRAHSGQRKEEKAGGAK; encoded by the coding sequence ATGACGAGATCCTATAAGAAAGGTCCTTTTATAGATTTTAAACTTTTAGCCAAAGTTGAAAAACTCAACGAAAGCAATAAGAAACAGGTTATAAAGACCTGGGCAAGAGCCTGTACAATAACGCCAGACTTTATAGGCCATACTTTTGCAGTACATAACGGTAATAAGTTCATTCCTGTTTTCATTTCGGAGAACATGGTAGGACATAAGCTTGGAGAGTTTTCGCATACGAGAACTTTTAGAGCCCACTCGGGTCAAAGAAAAGAAGAAAAGGCTGGAGGTGCTAAGTAA
- the rplV gene encoding 50S ribosomal protein L22, with protein MEARAVKRYIPTSPRKMRLLVDLIRNMNVEDGLNTLKFSKKHPAKVVELTLLSAYSNLVGKLDTGRLDKKEVIIKEAFVNGGPVMKRMLPAPQGRAYRIRKRSAHLTLVVENIEEKI; from the coding sequence ATGGAAGCAAGAGCAGTAAAAAGATATATACCTACGTCACCAAGAAAGATGAGACTTCTTGTTGATCTTATAAGGAATATGAATGTTGAAGACGGACTTAATACCCTGAAGTTTTCGAAGAAGCATCCGGCGAAAGTTGTAGAGCTTACATTATTATCTGCATATTCAAATCTTGTAGGTAAGCTGGACACAGGAAGATTAGATAAGAAAGAAGTTATAATAAAGGAAGCCTTCGTAAACGGGGGACCTGTAATGAAAAGAATGCTGCCCGCACCTCAGGGAAGAGCATACAGAATAAGAAAGCGTTCAGCCCATTTGACATTAGTGGTTGAAAATATAGAAGAAAAGATTTAA
- a CDS encoding DUF1569 domain-containing protein, which yields MNSLTLKESNQKIVERINNLSSDTAPLWGKMNSGQMLAHCTVGLRIANGEVIPKSNIVFKLLGRLVKRRIISQESFKKNSRTAREFIISEDKNFNEEKDKILKYLREMEIKGYDFFTKKPHAIFGPLKPEEWDTISFRHFDHHLKQFGV from the coding sequence ATGAATAGTTTAACATTAAAAGAATCAAATCAAAAAATTGTAGAAAGAATTAATAATCTGTCTTCTGATACTGCACCATTATGGGGAAAAATGAACTCAGGACAGATGTTGGCTCACTGCACCGTAGGACTTAGAATAGCAAACGGAGAGGTGATACCAAAATCTAATATTGTTTTTAAACTATTAGGAAGATTGGTTAAGAGAAGAATAATATCACAGGAGAGTTTTAAGAAGAATTCAAGAACTGCAAGAGAGTTTATAATATCAGAAGATAAAAATTTTAACGAGGAAAAAGATAAGATATTGAAATACCTGAGAGAAATGGAAATTAAGGGATATGATTTTTTTACAAAAAAGCCTCATGCAATATTCGGACCTTTAAAGCCTGAAGAATGGGATACAATATCATTCAGGCATTTTGACCATCACCTAAAGCAGTTTGGCGTGTAA
- a CDS encoding aspartate kinase: MEKNNIKVIKFGGDCLSDSKHILKAVEIILSEKQFPVVVVSAMEGITDLLLNGIIKAKGKETNVNETISTLTEFHYNITQESIKNDKVFNKTIQIFTKLIKKVERLLYGVSYTEEITDAVKAYILSYGERISAAILSGVLEDHGTESTVIETDKIGLITDDNFDQAMVNLEEFKRNFNFHAHSIYNAGIIPIFTGFFGSSAEGKVTTFGRSGADYSASVIAYGFDATELEIWKCCTGFTSADPDIVKDAVIIDKLSYFEAAELSYFGKRILHPLTIEPIATQEIPISVKNLCDPKGKGTLIITEAYVEENVVKSISQNDDIAMIRIHGTGIGYKPGLIKSISDALSANGINIFSTLSSQTTINLIIENNFAEEALEILNSFKGKIIEKINFVRNIALIAVIGEGLLRKRGIFGRILNAVSHEKVNVEMASGGASEVAIYIIVPKEELYEVINALHKEFIKP; the protein is encoded by the coding sequence GTGGAAAAGAATAATATTAAAGTAATAAAGTTCGGCGGTGACTGTTTGAGTGATTCAAAACATATTCTTAAAGCTGTTGAAATCATTCTATCGGAAAAACAGTTCCCCGTTGTCGTTGTTTCTGCAATGGAAGGAATCACTGACTTGCTTTTAAATGGAATTATAAAAGCTAAGGGCAAAGAAACAAACGTAAACGAGACAATTAGTACTTTAACCGAGTTTCATTATAATATTACACAGGAATCCATCAAGAATGATAAGGTCTTTAACAAAACAATTCAGATTTTCACAAAGCTGATTAAAAAAGTTGAAAGACTTCTTTATGGTGTAAGTTATACAGAAGAGATAACGGATGCCGTTAAAGCATACATTTTAAGTTATGGTGAAAGAATTTCGGCGGCGATTCTTTCGGGCGTTCTTGAAGACCACGGAACAGAATCAACTGTAATTGAGACCGATAAAATTGGATTAATAACTGATGATAATTTCGATCAAGCTATGGTTAACCTTGAAGAATTTAAGCGTAACTTTAATTTTCATGCACATAGTATTTATAATGCAGGTATTATCCCTATATTCACTGGCTTTTTCGGAAGTTCTGCCGAAGGAAAAGTAACCACTTTCGGAAGGAGCGGAGCGGACTATTCTGCCTCTGTCATTGCTTATGGCTTTGACGCAACCGAACTTGAAATATGGAAATGCTGTACCGGTTTTACAAGTGCCGACCCTGACATCGTTAAAGATGCTGTTATTATTGATAAACTTTCATACTTTGAAGCAGCAGAACTTTCTTATTTTGGTAAAAGGATTTTACATCCTCTTACCATTGAACCAATAGCTACACAGGAAATACCCATATCAGTCAAAAATCTCTGCGATCCCAAAGGAAAAGGAACATTAATAATAACCGAAGCATACGTTGAGGAGAATGTCGTCAAAAGCATATCACAAAATGATGATATTGCAATGATTCGAATTCATGGAACAGGAATCGGTTATAAACCGGGTCTGATAAAAAGTATTAGCGATGCCCTTTCAGCAAACGGTATAAATATTTTCTCAACTTTAAGCTCGCAAACGACAATCAATTTGATTATTGAAAACAACTTCGCGGAAGAAGCTCTGGAAATCCTCAATTCATTTAAAGGCAAGATAATTGAAAAAATAAATTTTGTCAGAAACATAGCATTGATTGCAGTAATCGGAGAAGGACTTTTAAGGAAACGGGGAATTTTCGGAAGAATTCTTAATGCAGTATCACATGAGAAGGTAAATGTAGAAATGGCTTCGGGAGGTGCCTCAGAAGTTGCTATTTATATTATAGTTCCAAAAGAAGAGCTTTATGAAGTAATTAATGCTCTGCACAAAGAATTCATAAAGCCTTAA
- a CDS encoding biopolymer transporter ExbD: MKKVRNIKKPSIHIDMTPLVDVIMLLLTFFMLTATFRAAESEAVEVALPQSVYSDPDNKMKEIDVMTLSLTKDGDIFLDVDNYKIREKIFGDQFAIGLFRPDTLTQSPVQTTGKVGGKEVKRKVYLMNKAQFEKTLVDVKTALKTVSGNKSAQFQVVVKGDKEVPYGVFEDLMTSLHESDNKVFSLVTLIKSEVKE; encoded by the coding sequence ATGAAAAAAGTAAGAAATATCAAAAAACCGAGCATCCATATTGATATGACTCCATTGGTTGACGTTATCATGTTGTTGTTGACGTTTTTCATGTTAACAGCAACATTTAGGGCTGCAGAATCGGAGGCTGTTGAAGTTGCATTACCTCAATCTGTATATTCTGACCCAGATAATAAGATGAAAGAAATCGATGTTATGACTCTTTCACTTACTAAGGATGGTGATATATTCCTTGATGTAGATAATTATAAAATTCGTGAAAAGATATTTGGTGATCAGTTTGCAATAGGTCTTTTTCGTCCTGATACTCTAACACAAAGTCCCGTACAAACGACAGGAAAGGTTGGAGGCAAGGAAGTAAAGAGGAAAGTATACTTGATGAATAAAGCACAATTTGAGAAAACACTGGTTGATGTTAAAACTGCTCTGAAGACAGTTTCAGGGAATAAATCAGCGCAATTTCAGGTTGTCGTAAAAGGAGATAAGGAAGTTCCTTACGGAGTGTTTGAGGATCTTATGACATCATTGCATGAATCGGACAACAAAGTTTTTTCTCTGGTTACGCTGATAAAATCTGAAGTAAAGGAATAA
- a CDS encoding MotA/TolQ/ExbB proton channel family protein — protein sequence MKKSGLFTAVLIIVAFIVALVLYIFVLGNPANFKNPEKTTPANLLGAVYLGGVIVPILITISIMAISYTIERALSLAKAKGKGNIEDFLKKVQISLKEGNAEEAIALCDKQRGSIANILKQGLETYQVLVLDKNMDSERKLEEVKNAIEEAMGLELPLLNTNLPALATIASVSVLVGLFGTVLGMIRSFQALATAGTPNAAELSSGISEALINTALGLFGAIVGTISYNFFLTKVGSITYMIDEATYNILSIIAFKSK from the coding sequence ATGAAAAAATCCGGATTATTCACGGCTGTACTGATTATCGTTGCATTCATCGTAGCATTAGTACTGTACATCTTTGTGCTCGGAAACCCGGCAAACTTTAAAAACCCGGAAAAAACCACACCTGCAAACCTTTTAGGTGCTGTTTATCTTGGAGGCGTAATTGTTCCAATTCTAATAACAATTAGTATAATGGCAATATCATATACGATTGAAAGAGCTCTTTCGCTAGCTAAAGCAAAAGGGAAAGGAAACATTGAAGACTTTCTAAAAAAGGTTCAGATATCTTTAAAGGAAGGCAATGCAGAAGAAGCGATTGCATTATGCGACAAACAAAGAGGTTCGATTGCAAACATTTTGAAACAGGGTCTTGAAACATATCAGGTACTTGTACTCGATAAGAATATGGATTCCGAAAGAAAATTAGAAGAAGTAAAGAATGCTATAGAAGAAGCGATGGGACTTGAACTTCCTTTATTAAACACAAACTTACCGGCTCTGGCGACTATCGCATCAGTATCAGTGCTTGTTGGTCTATTCGGAACGGTATTAGGAATGATTCGTTCATTCCAGGCGCTTGCAACAGCAGGTACTCCAAATGCCGCAGAACTTTCATCAGGTATTTCTGAAGCCCTTATCAACACGGCTTTAGGTTTATTTGGTGCTATAGTAGGTACGATATCATACAATTTCTTCCTGACAAAAGTTGGAAGTATAACATATATGATAGACGAGGCTACGTATAACATTTTATCAATCATTGCTTTTAAGTCCAAGTAA
- a CDS encoding TPM domain-containing protein, with protein sequence MPINYIKKYISSEELETIKNHITFIEKSTSGEIRLCFQKTRAWIDRKLTTRELAMKEFFKLGMNKTKDKTGILLFVLFKEKKFEVVADEGINNKISPEKWEVITNHLVKEFKGGHYKEGIIKALDEIKDVLMKEFPRKNDDVDELSNDIVIK encoded by the coding sequence ATGCCAATAAATTATATAAAGAAATATATCAGCAGTGAGGAACTGGAGACAATAAAAAATCATATTACTTTTATTGAGAAATCTACATCGGGAGAAATAAGGTTGTGCTTTCAGAAAACAAGGGCATGGATTGACAGAAAGTTGACAACAAGAGAACTTGCCATGAAGGAGTTCTTCAAACTGGGAATGAATAAAACAAAGGATAAAACCGGGATTCTGCTTTTTGTGTTATTCAAGGAAAAGAAATTTGAGGTTGTTGCGGATGAAGGTATAAACAATAAGATATCTCCTGAGAAGTGGGAAGTAATAACAAATCATCTTGTTAAAGAATTCAAAGGGGGACATTATAAGGAGGGAATAATAAAGGCACTTGATGAAATAAAGGATGTTCTCATGAAAGAGTTCCCCAGAAAGAATGATGATGTGGATGAGCTCTCAAATGATATTGTAATTAAATAA
- a CDS encoding TPM domain-containing protein, with product MKAFSIFLVFVSFLIFLNVYSQEEQQSRSLSQNPTSIAKYVVDETGTLSQSEINILLKKLEDFDKQTSTQIVVYMINSLDGESIEDVSHTIAEKNKIGQKGKDNGVLVLIAKNDRKLRIEVGYGLEGVLTDAYTTQIRTKEMNPYFKEGKYFEGINRGVDAIMAVTKGEYTADKKNQKDNGACCFGIPIFIIIIFGFIGFSIIMSILSRIFGWKGSTYTGGRHWGGGGFFGGGSGWGGGSSSGGFGGFSGGGGSFGGGGSSGSW from the coding sequence TTGAAAGCTTTTAGTATTTTTCTTGTATTTGTATCGTTTTTAATATTCCTGAATGTTTATTCTCAGGAAGAGCAGCAATCTCGTTCTCTTAGTCAAAATCCGACATCAATTGCCAAGTATGTTGTTGACGAAACGGGGACGTTGTCTCAAAGCGAGATTAACATACTACTTAAAAAACTCGAGGATTTTGATAAGCAAACATCTACTCAAATTGTTGTTTACATGATAAATTCACTAGACGGAGAATCAATTGAGGATGTATCACATACCATTGCAGAGAAGAATAAGATTGGGCAAAAAGGTAAAGATAACGGTGTACTAGTATTAATAGCAAAGAATGACAGGAAGCTAAGGATTGAGGTGGGATACGGGCTTGAAGGAGTATTGACAGACGCTTATACTACGCAGATTCGTACGAAAGAAATGAATCCATATTTTAAGGAAGGAAAGTATTTCGAAGGTATTAACAGAGGTGTAGATGCAATTATGGCTGTAACAAAAGGTGAATATACAGCAGATAAAAAGAATCAAAAAGATAACGGGGCTTGCTGTTTTGGAATTCCTATATTTATAATTATAATTTTCGGATTTATTGGATTCAGTATAATTATGTCTATACTCAGCAGAATTTTCGGATGGAAAGGGAGTACTTATACAGGCGGAAGACACTGGGGTGGCGGTGGATTCTTCGGAGGCGGCAGCGGCTGGGGTGGCGGCAGCAGCAGCGGGGGATTTGGCGGATTCTCAGGCGGCGGCGGAAGTTTTGGCGGCGGCGGCAGCAGCGGAAGCTGGTAA
- the rpsC gene encoding 30S ribosomal protein S3, whose product MGQKTHPVGFRLGVINTWDSNWYDEKSFAQKLKEDSKIRNYLKKRLEKAGVAKVYIERTLKKITLTISTSRPGFVIGKSGKEITQLEEEIKKITNKEVKINVEEIKKPELNAHLVAENIASQIANRVSFRRAMKAAITSTMRMGAEGIKVMCGGRLGGAEIARSEQYKEGRIPLQTLRADIDYASVTSHTIYGAIGVKVWICRGEKHSK is encoded by the coding sequence TTGGGACAAAAGACACATCCGGTTGGTTTTAGATTAGGGGTCATAAATACCTGGGACTCTAATTGGTATGATGAGAAGAGTTTTGCTCAAAAACTAAAAGAGGATTCGAAGATAAGAAATTATCTTAAGAAAAGACTTGAGAAAGCAGGAGTAGCAAAGGTTTACATTGAAAGGACTCTCAAGAAAATCACTCTTACCATCAGTACTTCTAGGCCAGGTTTCGTTATCGGGAAGAGCGGTAAGGAAATCACACAGTTGGAAGAGGAAATCAAGAAGATTACGAATAAAGAGGTGAAGATAAACGTTGAGGAAATCAAGAAGCCGGAGTTGAATGCACACTTAGTCGCTGAAAACATTGCTTCACAGATTGCAAATAGAGTTTCTTTCAGAAGAGCAATGAAGGCAGCAATAACGTCGACTATGAGAATGGGTGCCGAGGGTATCAAGGTAATGTGCGGAGGAAGGCTTGGCGGTGCAGAAATCGCAAGGTCAGAGCAGTATAAAGAAGGAAGAATACCGCTACAGACATTAAGAGCGGATATTGATTATGCTTCTGTGACGTCTCATACAATTTACGGTGCAATAGGCGTGAAAGTATGGATTTGCAGAGGAGAAAAACATTCAAAATAA
- a CDS encoding putative LPS assembly protein LptD, which yields MYFFTSNAYTQSDTAKATDSLINNRDSITTLIKDTTKFVQSDIKDIINYSSSDSVIFLLETNRMYLYNDAMVDYTDMKLNAGIIVIDRETQILEAFGIETDSSGALVIKQTPLMQQGSDKFEGSKLTYSFKSQRGTISMGYSDADVGYYYGEKIKKVTPEIFFIKDGLYTTSTDKKDPEYYFYSPKMKLMPNDKIIAQSVFLYIEGVPVFWVPFIVLPNKTGRSSGFIVPSWGNDNTYGIYFANAGYFWAINDYIDLALKGTVFTKGRYDFSTRFRYAKKYLYDGTFEAGYSLINKGEEKDPDKFTSNQWILSLNHNQKFTPTSSLTGNLTFVSGKSYYDNSTNALPDLLRQNVVSNLTFSKYWEETPFSFSANYYRDQNLQTGDLNERLPSVSFNISETYPFRKDYTGGDQKLYEFFSYSYNGTLLNNRTKVVGQYNDEIQSNLGMINRVGLNFAPTFKYFNIRPYFNYTEIWYNKYILKERNANDSLVTIENDAYKAVRYFNMGVSLNTKLIGIFNPKVFNVTGIKHTLTPSVSYNFTPDFSSPGWGYYGMYEDDFGNPVKYSYYDGRVFGTAPANEQQSLGFTLGNLFEMKTRTNDTTENKFQLFNINAGVNYNFAADSLKWSEIFTDFRTQIGNFLNIGGNATFNLYKFDADKQTRINEFLVSDGKLAQLSTFNINISTSYNFGFSTRRDEDDSRKYDSLKIERPTYRSAFDEPYLNVPLSGSLNYNFSENRQNPTRIFKTSNVSASINVSPTPKWRFSFTASYDLENSLLSAPYITAYRDLNSWEMNFNWYPIGIYRGFFFQVRIKAPMLQDLKYTKQTNARGVY from the coding sequence TTGTATTTTTTCACATCAAACGCTTACACACAAAGTGATACGGCAAAAGCAACAGATTCTCTGATTAATAATAGAGATTCGATTACGACTTTAATAAAAGACACAACAAAATTTGTTCAATCCGATATCAAAGATATAATTAATTATTCCTCATCTGACTCTGTTATCTTTCTTCTTGAAACAAACAGGATGTATCTATACAATGATGCGATGGTGGATTACACAGATATGAAACTGAATGCAGGTATAATAGTAATTGACAGAGAAACGCAGATACTTGAGGCTTTTGGGATTGAAACTGATTCATCCGGAGCTTTAGTAATAAAACAAACTCCGCTAATGCAGCAGGGTAGTGATAAGTTTGAGGGATCAAAGCTGACTTATAGTTTTAAGAGTCAGAGAGGTACTATATCGATGGGTTATTCGGATGCTGACGTTGGTTATTATTATGGAGAAAAAATCAAGAAAGTAACGCCAGAAATATTCTTTATAAAAGACGGTTTGTACACAACTTCAACTGATAAGAAAGATCCTGAATATTATTTCTATTCACCCAAAATGAAACTTATGCCTAACGATAAAATAATTGCTCAGTCTGTGTTTCTTTATATTGAGGGCGTGCCGGTTTTTTGGGTGCCTTTTATAGTATTACCGAACAAGACGGGCAGGTCATCAGGATTTATAGTACCGAGTTGGGGAAACGACAATACTTATGGTATTTATTTTGCAAATGCCGGATATTTCTGGGCAATTAATGATTACATTGACCTTGCGTTGAAAGGTACAGTATTCACAAAAGGAAGGTATGACTTTTCGACTAGGTTCAGATATGCCAAGAAGTATCTTTATGACGGGACGTTTGAAGCAGGATATTCATTGATAAATAAAGGAGAAGAAAAAGATCCTGATAAATTCACCTCAAATCAGTGGATACTAAGTTTAAATCATAATCAGAAGTTTACACCGACAAGTTCATTAACCGGAAATTTAACGTTCGTAAGCGGCAAGAGCTATTATGATAATTCTACAAATGCATTACCTGATCTTCTCCGTCAGAATGTAGTTTCGAATCTAACATTTTCAAAGTACTGGGAGGAGACACCGTTCTCATTTTCTGCAAATTATTACAGAGACCAGAATCTACAAACTGGAGATTTGAATGAAAGGCTTCCGTCTGTGAGTTTTAATATATCAGAAACGTATCCATTCAGGAAGGACTATACCGGTGGAGATCAAAAACTGTATGAGTTCTTTTCTTATTCTTATAATGGAACATTATTAAATAACAGAACTAAAGTTGTGGGTCAATACAATGATGAAATACAGTCTAATTTAGGTATGATAAACAGGGTGGGACTGAATTTTGCACCAACATTTAAATATTTTAATATAAGACCATATTTTAATTATACAGAAATATGGTATAATAAATATATTCTAAAGGAAAGAAACGCTAATGATTCATTGGTTACTATAGAGAATGATGCATATAAAGCAGTGCGATATTTCAATATGGGAGTTTCGCTTAATACGAAACTAATCGGAATTTTTAATCCAAAGGTTTTCAATGTTACCGGTATAAAACATACATTAACTCCATCGGTATCATATAATTTTACTCCCGATTTCTCTTCACCCGGCTGGGGATATTACGGGATGTATGAGGATGATTTTGGTAATCCAGTAAAGTATTCATATTATGACGGGAGGGTATTTGGAACAGCTCCCGCAAATGAACAGCAATCTTTAGGTTTTACACTTGGTAATCTTTTTGAGATGAAAACAAGGACTAATGACACAACTGAAAACAAATTTCAACTATTTAATATTAACGCAGGTGTTAATTATAATTTTGCTGCTGATTCTTTAAAGTGGTCTGAGATTTTTACAGACTTCAGGACACAAATAGGAAATTTTCTAAATATTGGTGGAAATGCAACATTCAATCTTTATAAATTTGATGCTGATAAGCAGACAAGGATTAATGAATTTTTAGTAAGCGACGGTAAACTTGCACAGCTGTCAACTTTTAATATTAATATTTCAACATCTTATAACTTCGGTTTCAGTACGAGAAGGGATGAAGATGACAGCAGGAAATATGATTCATTAAAAATAGAAAGGCCTACTTACAGGTCTGCTTTTGATGAGCCTTATCTCAATGTACCGCTTTCGGGTTCACTTAACTACAATTTCAGCGAGAACAGACAAAATCCAACAAGAATTTTCAAGACATCAAATGTAAGTGCAAGCATTAATGTGAGTCCGACACCGAAATGGAGATTCTCATTCACTGCGAGCTATGACCTTGAGAATAGTTTACTTTCTGCACCTTATATAACTGCATACAGAGATTTGAATTCTTGGGAAATGAATTTTAATTGGTATCCGATAGGAATATACAGAGGATTCTTTTTTCAGGTCAGAATAAAGGCTCCAATGCTGCAAGACTTAAAATATACAAAACAAACTAATGCAAGGGGTGTATATTAA
- the dapF gene encoding diaminopimelate epimerase: MIDFKRYSGAGNKFLILNNLGSSINSNRDVVIELMQENSGFDGVIFVEPSSIADYKMNYFNKDGTGDALCGNGLRCTARFLKDEGFINNEIVLIEGVGKIYDCRFIDDGEISVGFPPPAKMKFNFKLKVHFEEWWQLINASYVDVGSPHVIIFVEDIEKPIVNNLDEIPLDEWGKYVRMHKDFLPDGVNSHFVKVIDAEKGELQIRSFERGVEGETLACGTGSLSSAISAYAVKSVKTPVRLLTRSGEYLTVNFSVVEGVIRELKLKGGAVEI, encoded by the coding sequence ATGATTGATTTTAAAAGATACAGCGGGGCGGGTAATAAGTTTTTAATCTTGAATAATCTGGGTAGCAGTATCAATTCGAACAGAGATGTTGTTATTGAATTGATGCAAGAAAATTCCGGGTTCGACGGTGTGATATTTGTTGAACCTTCTTCTATAGCAGATTATAAGATGAACTATTTTAATAAAGATGGTACCGGTGATGCATTGTGCGGTAATGGTTTAAGATGTACAGCAAGGTTTTTGAAAGATGAGGGTTTTATCAATAATGAAATTGTTTTGATTGAAGGTGTCGGTAAGATTTATGACTGCAGATTTATTGATGATGGGGAGATAAGTGTAGGCTTTCCGCCACCTGCAAAGATGAAGTTTAATTTTAAACTTAAAGTACATTTTGAAGAATGGTGGCAGTTGATTAATGCTTCTTACGTTGATGTTGGGTCGCCACATGTTATTATCTTTGTTGAAGATATTGAAAAACCAATAGTGAACAATCTTGATGAAATACCATTGGATGAGTGGGGCAAGTATGTGAGAATGCATAAGGATTTTCTGCCAGATGGAGTTAACTCACATTTTGTGAAAGTGATTGATGCTGAAAAAGGTGAATTGCAGATAAGAAGTTTTGAAAGGGGAGTTGAAGGGGAAACACTTGCTTGCGGTACAGGATCATTATCAAGTGCGATTTCAGCTTATGCAGTGAAGAGCGTTAAAACTCCTGTTAGACTTTTAACAAGAAGCGGAGAGTATCTAACAGTAAATTTTAGCGTAGTGGAGGGTGTGATAAGAGAGTTAAAACTAAAGGGTGGTGCGGTAGAAATTTAG
- the rplB gene encoding 50S ribosomal protein L2 — translation MALRKLKPVTPATRYYSISSFEEITKSTPEKSLLAPIKKSGGRNNHGRVTSRFRGGGHKRRYRIIDFKRSNSEEAKVIAIEYDPNRTARIALIQYGDGTKAYVVAPDGIKVGEVIQSSNEAEMKTGNTMQVYSIPVGTFIHNIELKPGKGAQIARSAGTSGQIVAKDEKYCQVKLPSGEVRMIKNECKATIGVVSNIDHENISIGKAGRSRWMGRRPHVRGVAMNPIDHPMGGGEGKTSGGGHPVSPWGLPAKGYKTRKKKSVSNKYIVKKRNKK, via the coding sequence ATGGCATTAAGAAAGTTAAAACCAGTAACACCGGCGACGAGATACTACTCGATATCTTCATTTGAGGAGATTACAAAGTCAACACCGGAAAAATCATTGTTGGCACCGATTAAGAAATCCGGAGGCAGAAATAACCACGGAAGAGTGACTTCAAGATTCAGAGGCGGCGGACACAAGAGAAGATATAGGATTATAGATTTTAAAAGATCAAACTCTGAAGAGGCAAAAGTAATTGCAATCGAATACGATCCTAACAGAACGGCACGCATAGCATTAATACAATACGGCGACGGAACAAAGGCTTATGTAGTAGCTCCGGACGGAATAAAAGTAGGAGAGGTAATTCAATCTTCTAACGAAGCTGAAATGAAAACCGGCAACACCATGCAGGTATATTCGATACCTGTGGGTACTTTTATTCATAATATAGAACTTAAACCGGGTAAAGGTGCACAGATTGCGAGAAGCGCAGGTACATCTGGTCAGATTGTTGCGAAAGATGAAAAATACTGTCAGGTAAAGCTACCATCGGGTGAAGTCAGGATGATTAAGAACGAATGCAAGGCAACAATTGGTGTAGTAAGCAATATTGACCATGAGAATATAAGTATTGGTAAAGCCGGCAGGTCAAGATGGATGGGCAGAAGGCCTCACGTAAGAGGTGTTGCGATGAATCCGATTGACCATCCAATGGGCGGTGGTGAGGGTAAAACATCAGGTGGTGGTCATCCTGTAAGCCCCTGGGGATTACCAGCAAAAGGTTATAAAACAAGAAAGAAGAAAAGTGTTTCCAACAAATACATTGTTAAAAAAAGGAATAAGAAATGA